From Haloarcula rubripromontorii:
CGACGATCTGGAGGTCGTTACCGAGCGCGAGCCGACCGACGAGCAGGTCGAGTCGATGCTGTTCGCCTGGCACACGCTCAAACACGTCAAGTCCAACGGCATCCTCCTTGCCGACGGAACGGAGACGGTCGGCATCGGCATGGGGCAAGTCTCCCGTGTCGACGCCGTCCGGCTCGCCGCAATGAAAGCCGACGAACACGCCGAAGGGAAAGACGCCGCGGGCGCGGTGATGGCCTCGGACGCCTTCTTCCCGTTCCCGGACGGTATCGAGGAGGCCGCCGACGCCGGCATCGAGGCCGTCATCCAGCCCGGCGGCTCGAAGAACGACGACAGCGTCATCGAGGCCGCGGACGAACACGACATGGCGATGGTGTTCACCGGCCAGCGCAGTTTCCGCCACGACTGAGCGGGCCGCGCGGTCGGGACCGGCAACGAAAGAGGTTTTTCGGAGGGTTCTGAACCCGCTCCCGATGGCAAACGACAACGACAGGGAGGAGGCGGTCCGCGACGCGGTGGACGTGTCCCGGAGCGGCGCGCCGGCGGGTGGCAGCGTCATCCGTGACCGGTTCTCCGCCGACGAGATTTTCCAGCGTATCATCGTCGCGGCCGACGAGGAGGTGACGTCCGGAACCCGGGAGCTCTTTTTCAGCGGACTCGCCGGCGGCTTCGCTATCACAGTGACGTTCCTGCTGTACGCGTCGCTGTATGGCACGACCGGTGGCGACCCGATACTGAGTGCGCTGCTGTATCCACTCGGGTTCATATTTATCATTCTCGGGGATTACCAGCTGTACACCGAGAACACGCTCCCGCCGGTCGCGCTCGTCCTCGAACGGCTATCGAGCCTCCCGTCGCTGCTTCGCATCTGGGGCGTCGTCCTCGTGTCAAACGTCTTCGGCGGGATGCTGGGGGCGGCGGCGCTGGCGTTCACTGACGTACTCTCGACCGACGCATCTGTCGCTGCCGCTGGCTTCGCACAGAAAGCCATCGAGACTTCACAGATAACACTGTTCTCGAAAGCGGTGTTCGCCGGCCTCATCGTCGCTGGCGTCGTCTGGGTCGACTACTCGCTACGGGACAGCATCTCGCGGCTCGTGTTGATCTACATCTCGTTCCTGGCGATCCCGTTTGGAAATCTCTATCACGTTGTCGTCTCTGCGACGGAGATGTTCTACCTAGTTTTCATCGGCGAGCTGGCACTTTCCGTCGGTCTCTGGCAGTTCGTTCTGCCGGTACTCATCGGTAACTCCGTCGGTGGCGTCGTCCTCGTCACCGTCGTCAACTACTTCCATACGACCGAGCGACGGCTCGAAACAGCGCGGGATGAAGGGTCCAAGCGCCAGCTCACTATCCGGGAGTGGATCTGGGGCGGATGGTCCGCCTCGGGCCGCTCGTACGTGCCGGCGACTGACGAGATTCCCCGAAGCGATCCGGAGTCGCGAGAGAACGAGCGCTGACACAAACCATTTCAACGCCCTCCGGTTATCGTATGTGTGAACTGGGTGAGAGATAACCGGCTATTGCTTCTGTTTGCCGCTGTCGTTCTGACGACACTGGGCGCTGTCGGGCTGGGGATCGTCGGTGTCGTCGCGACAGTCGGGGCACTTCTGGGTGGCGGCGCGGTTGTCCAGACCTTCGCCGGATTTCTGCTTGGCACGCTGTTGCTTGTGGGCGTCGACATCGTCTTCTCGGTCGCGCTGGTCCGTGCGCTGGCCCGGCGGGCGTCGGTGCCGAAGAGCCAGCGCGTCGCTGGTGGACTCGCCCGTCTCGAAGCCGTCGTCCCACCGCTCGCGTCGCTCGGTCTCTCGGACGTGTTCGCGCCGCCGGAGCCGACAGTCGAGGAGCGACACGAGGCGTTGACGCGCCGGTACGTTGAGGGGGAACTCTCCGAGGTCGAATACGAGCGGGAACTGCGGGCGCTTCTCGACGAAGACGAGGACAGGGGGATAGAACCGCAAGACGCCGCCGATATCGAGTCCGAGCTATCGCGGACCACGGCGACCGATGCCGAGTACGAACCGGCCCGGGAATAATACTGAGCGGGTTTTACATGCTCGCCCGACGACGGGTCGAATATGGACACACCTACGTTTCTCGAAGTCGAGGTGGAGCGGGACGCCGTCGCCTCGGTGCTTGACGCCGTCCCCGGCGTCGCTGTTGTCGACGACGCCACTGCTGTCCCCGCATCTGGACTGGAAGGGCCGGATGGAGCCGAGGATTCCGGTCCCGGTCTCGCGGACCGTCTCGGCTCGCTATGGCGACAATGGGGGCTGCTCGGCACTGGGGTGTCGCTTATCGCGCTCGGCGCAGCGACGGCCGGCCTCTGGTGGTACCGCCGCCGCACTGCCGACGAAACCCATGTCGAGAGCCCCGACGAGGACACGTCGGAATGGGCCACGGAGCGTGCAAGCGAGACGCCACCACCGGCTGAACAGACCGTCGATACGCCATCCCCGACCGACACGGAGTTCGAGCCGAAACCAGCGGTCGCAGAAGCCGAGGACACGCCGACTCCAGAGGCACAGGAAACTGCGCTGGCCGGAGAGGAGCCACAGACTGCGTCCGAGTCCCGGCGGCAGGACACTGGGATTGACACGGAGCTATCTGGCGCTCCCGAGTCAGAGACCGAGACGGACACTCCGGAGCAAGAGGAAACAGAGTCCGCTGGGACAGACACGGAAGACCGACCGGGAGCGAAGATCGACCCGGCACCGCTGCTGGGTGCCGCGTTCCTGATTCTGTCGAGCGCGCTCGGTCGGTGGGCCACGCGCGAACAGAGTGAGCGGACGTAACTGTCGCTTCGAGGTCGGTGGCGATATAGTAACAATTGAAACAATTCACACACCAATCGCACTGCAGCCGTGCGATCGGATATATTGATTTTCAATGACTACTGTAGTCTGGGGCGCGGGCGCTCGGGGCGTCTTCGGGCCGGAGACACACAACAGTCCGACAGGCTAAAGCGAACGGCTCCGATAGCCCGACCATGGAGTTCCACGAGGCCGCGAACTTCCTCTTCGAGTTGCGCCGGTTCGCCCCACGACCCGGTACTGATGCCACGCAGGACCTGCTCTCGTCGCTCGGTGACCCACAGGAGGGACTTCGCTGCGTCCAGATTGCGGGGTCCAACGGGAAGGGGTCCACCGCGCGGATGGTCGAACGAACGTTGCGGGAAGCCGGCCTCGATGTCGGGCTGTACACCTCGCCGCATCTCGACGACGTGCGCGAGCGGATTCGTATCAACGGCCGGAAGCTCTCCGAGGCCGCCCTCGTCGAGTTCGTCGAATCGGTCCAGACATACGTGACCGAACAGGGCGCGGCCAGCGACTCGCCCACCTTCTTCGAGACGATGACCGCGATGGCGCTGTGGGAATTCGACCGTCAGGACGTAGATATCGCGGTGCTGGAAGTCGGTATCGGCGGCCGATACGACGCTACGAGCGTGGTCGACCCGGACGCCAGCGCTGTCACGTCGGTGACGCTCGAACACACCCATATTCTCGGCGATACCGTCGCGGAGATCGCCCACGACAAGGCCCACGTCGCTCCCGAGGACACCCCGCTGGTAACCGGGACGACCGGCGACGCGCTGGCTGCCGTCCGCGAGGTCGCCGACGATGTTGTGACTGTCGGCGAGGGCAGCGACGCCGACGTGACGGCCACGTATGCCGGTCGCGAGGGACTGGAGGGGTCGGTCTCGGTTGACGGTCCCGACTGGAGCGTCGACACCTACCTCCCGCTGCTGGGTGCACACCAGGCACAGAACGCCGGAATCGCAGCCACGCTGTGCCAGCAAGTCGCGGACATCTCACAGACAGACCTCGAACGCGGCCTGCGAAACGCCCACTGGCCCGGTCGGTTCGAGGTCATGAACGAGTCGCCGCTGGTCGTCCTCGACGGGGCACACAACCCCGGAAGCATCGAGCGCACCGCCGAAACGCTGTCCTCGTTCGACTACGACGCCCTCCACGTCGTCATCGGCGCGATGGTCGACAAGGACCACGAGCGCATCGCCGCGGCGCTGCCGGACCCGGACCACGTCGTCGCTTGCCAGCCCAACGTCGACCGGGCTGAGTCCCACCATGTCGTCGCGACCGCAGTGGAAAACGCGACCGACGCGACGGTCGAGACGCGCAGCGACGTTGCGGGGGCGCTCGATATCGCACTCGACGCTGCGGCTTCCAGCGATGCGGTCCTCGTGGTCGGGTCGCTGTACGCTGTGCGGGAGGCCCGGACCAACTGGTCGCGCTCGCTGGTCCCCAAACAGGTCGACTCGCTGGCCGAGGCCCGCGAGACAATGGAGAGCGCCCACGTTACCGCGGCCGGGACCCAGCGGATGCGAGGCAAGGGCGTCCACCGCGTCCTTCGCACCCGCGTCCAGCCGCGACAGGCCCAGTATCTCAAGGAAGAACTGCTGTCACTGGGCGGCGAATGTGCGGTTTCCGGCCTGAGCGGTCAGGACGAGGAGGCCATCGATGTGGTCATGATGGCGACGATGGCCCAGTACAGACGCCTCGCGGAGAAGTTGGACGGTCAGTCCGACGGGCTCGCGTCGTTCACCGACGAACTACGGGCGGCGCTCTCTCTCCAGCAGCCCGAGCCAGGCACGTCGACAGCGTATCCGTGGGACGACGGGACAGCCGTGATGGGCATCTGCAACATCACGCCGGACTCGTTCCACGACGGCGGCGAGTACAACGCCGTTGAAGACGCCGTCGCTCGCGCCGAGCGGATGGTCGAAGCCGGCGCGGACATCCTCGATATCGGCGGGGAGTCGACTCGGCCCGGTGCTGAGCCGGTCCCGGTCGAGGAGGAGATCGACCGCGTGGTGCCCGTTATCGAGGCGCTGTCAGAGCTGGACGTCGCTATCTCGGTCGACACGCGGAAGGCCCCTGTCGCGCGAGCCGCGCTCGATGCCGGTGCAGACATTCTGAACGACGTGTCCGGACTCGAAGACCCGGAGATGCGCCTCGTCGCCGCCGAGTACGACGTCCCGGTTGTCGTGATGCACTCCATCGAGACGCCGGTTGACCCGGATAGCGACATCCACTACGACGACGTGGTCGAGGACTGTATCGACCAGTTGACCGAGCGCGTCTTGCTCGCCGAAAAGGCCGGGCTCGACCGCGACCAGATTATCGTCGACCCGGGCATCGGCTTCGGAAAGTCGGCCACAGAGAGCTTCGAACTGCTCGACCGACTGCCGGAGTTCGAGGCGCTCGGCTGCCCTATTCTGGTCGGACACTCTCACAAGTCGCTGTTCAGGCTGGCCGGACAGGAAGCGGGCGACTGCCTGGAGGCGACCATCGCCGGGACGACGCTGGCGGCCGAGAGAGGGGCCGACATCGTTCGTGTCCACGATGTTCCGGAGAACGTTGCTGCCGTTCGCGTCGCCGAGGCGGCCCGTGACCCACAGAAGTTCACGGACTGAGTCGACCAACCAAACAGACAGTCGGACAACTGCCAGACGGGACCGTCAAACCCAAACGTTACCTCTGGTTATTTATGTTTCTCAATGATGAGAATCAGGGGCGAACATATAACCCCTGTGTCGGTTGACTCCCCGCCATGGCATTCCAGAGCGAGAGTCCAAGCTCTCGAAAACGTATCACTAAATCTGATAGGGCTGGCGTCGATGGCGGGACGCTGACCGACCGTATCGGACTGGACGCCGGGGAGATACGCTGGCGAAAGGAGTTCACTGGATTCGACGAGTCGGATGTCGACAATCTCACCGCGATGGCAGACGAGACGAACGCCCGGGCCGAATCTGTCGTCGACGATTTCTACGATCATCTCCAGTCGTTCGATGAAACCGTCGAGATTTTTGGGCGATCAACCAAGTCAGTCGACCAACTCAAAAACACGCAGACGCAGTACCTCCGGGACCTCGTCGCCGGGAGCTACGACAAACAGTACTTCGAGAATCGGGCCCGTATCGGGAAGATACACGATATGCTCGACCTCGGGCCGAAGATCTATCTCGGGGCTTACAGCATCTATTTCGAACACTTCTTGCGGACAATTGTCGAGGACCTGCAATCGGGTGACGCTGCCCGGGACGAGGCGCTCGAAGAAATGCAGTCGCGGGCGCTCTCCGTGTTCAAACTCCTCAACCTCGACCAGCAGGTCGCGATGGATACCTACATCGACTCGTACAGCCAGCGGCTCGAATCAGCAATCGATGACCAGCAGGCGCTGATGGAGGAGGTCGAGAGCGGATTGCAGGAGCCTATCGACGAACTGAGTACCTCCGCCGAGGCGGTCGCGGAGACGAACAAGCAGATCACTGCGACAGCCGAAACCCAATCCCAGTCGATGGACGAGGTAGCAGGCGAGGTCGCGGATATGAGCGCGACCATCGAGGAGATTGCGTCGACCGCCGAGGAAGTCGCGAGTACCAGCACGTCAGCCGAACAAAAAGCTGCACGCGGAAACGAAGCCGCACAGCAGGCCGCGGCCATGATGAACGACGTCGACGACGCCGTCGATACGGTTTCGGAAGATATCGCGGGCTTACAGGAGCAGGCCGACGAAATCGATGACATCGTCGAAGTGATAAACGACATCGCGGACCAGACCAATATGCTCGCGCTGAACGCCTCCATCGAAGCCGCACGCGCCGGCGAGGCGGGCGACGGGTTCGCCGTCGTCGCCGACGAAATCAAGACGCTCGCCGGGGATTCACAGGAACACGCGAACCGGATCGAAGACACCGTCACGGAGATTCAGGACGAGACTGTCGACGCCGTCGAGAGCCTCGAAACCGTGACCGAACAGGTAACGGAGGGCATCGATCAAGTCGAGACAGCAGCTGAGCGACTCGAAGAGATTGTTTCGGCGGTCAACGAGGCGTCACAGGGCATTCAGGAGGTTTCTGCGGCGACCGACGACCAGGCGGCGTCGACAGAAGAAGTCGCCAGCATGATCGACGAGCTGTCGAGCGGAATCGACGACATGACCGCACAGCTCGACGACCTTGCAGCGACGAACGAACGGCAGACAGAGAAGATTCAGGACGTGGCCGAGACCGCGCGCCGCCTCGATACAGATACGGCGTAACTTCGATTCCCACTCAGCCACGTATGCTGGTGGATACCCGGGTGGTACCCGCTCACACGCCCCCCAAAGAGCTATTCCGGACCGTCGAGAGCACTGCGTATGACTCGACGCGACATCGTCCGCGAGGGCTACGACGATATCGCCGCGACCTATGCGGCCGAGCGTGACGGTGAGGGTCACGAGCGCGATCTGGTCGCGCGCCTCGCGGATCGTCTGCCTGCCGAGAGCCGGATTCTCGATGCCGGCTGTGGCGCTGGGACGCCTGCGATGGACGTTCTCGCAACCGATCACACCGTCACGGGACTGGATCTCTCTCGTGAACAGCTACGAACGGCGCGCGAGCGGGTCCCCGGACCGCGGCTCTGTCAGGGGGACCTGGCAGCGCTGCCGTTCCCGGAAGACACGTTCGATGCGGTCGTCTCACTGCACGCGGTCATCCACGTCCCGCGAGCGGAACACGCCGCCGTCTTCGCGGAGTTCGAGCGCGTTCTCGAACCGGGCGGTCGACTACTGGCCGCGCTGGGCGACGACCAGTGGGAGGGCACCAACGAGAACTGGCTGGGGACCGATACCGAGATGGCCTGGAGCTTCCACGGCCGCGAACGTAATCGCGAGCTACTAACCGAGGCCGGCTTCTCCATCACCGGCGTCGAAACCGTCGACGACGAACTCGGTGGGGTGTTCGCGTTTTTCGAGGCGCGAGCGTAGCCCCCTCCCTGCTCACTCCGTCTCGGCCGGCGGCTCGACGGCCTCGGCCTCCGTCTCGGTGACGCGGATGCCCTTCGAAGCGAGGTGGCGCATCTGTCGGCGGACGAAGTCCTCTTCGGTCGTCCCTCGCGTCGCGAGAATGACCATCCGGGCGTTGCCGGCGGGGCGCATCGTCCGCCCGGCCCGCTGTGCGCCCTGGCGGCGGGACCCGCCAAGTCCGGAGGCGACGATAGCGAGTTCGGCGTCCGGCAGGTCGATGCCCTCGTCGCCGACCCGGGAGACGACCAGCGTGTCCAGTTCGCCCCGGCGGAACTCGTCGAACAGCTTCTCTCGGCGAGCGTGTGGCGTCTCGCCGCTGATGAAGGGTGCGCCGA
This genomic window contains:
- a CDS encoding class I SAM-dependent methyltransferase, whose protein sequence is MTRRDIVREGYDDIAATYAAERDGEGHERDLVARLADRLPAESRILDAGCGAGTPAMDVLATDHTVTGLDLSREQLRTARERVPGPRLCQGDLAALPFPEDTFDAVVSLHAVIHVPRAEHAAVFAEFERVLEPGGRLLAALGDDQWEGTNENWLGTDTEMAWSFHGRERNRELLTEAGFSITGVETVDDELGGVFAFFEARA
- a CDS encoding formate/nitrite transporter family protein, producing the protein MANDNDREEAVRDAVDVSRSGAPAGGSVIRDRFSADEIFQRIIVAADEEVTSGTRELFFSGLAGGFAITVTFLLYASLYGTTGGDPILSALLYPLGFIFIILGDYQLYTENTLPPVALVLERLSSLPSLLRIWGVVLVSNVFGGMLGAAALAFTDVLSTDASVAAAGFAQKAIETSQITLFSKAVFAGLIVAGVVWVDYSLRDSISRLVLIYISFLAIPFGNLYHVVVSATEMFYLVFIGELALSVGLWQFVLPVLIGNSVGGVVLVTVVNYFHTTERRLETARDEGSKRQLTIREWIWGGWSASGRSYVPATDEIPRSDPESRENER
- a CDS encoding globin-coupled sensor protein yields the protein MAFQSESPSSRKRITKSDRAGVDGGTLTDRIGLDAGEIRWRKEFTGFDESDVDNLTAMADETNARAESVVDDFYDHLQSFDETVEIFGRSTKSVDQLKNTQTQYLRDLVAGSYDKQYFENRARIGKIHDMLDLGPKIYLGAYSIYFEHFLRTIVEDLQSGDAARDEALEEMQSRALSVFKLLNLDQQVAMDTYIDSYSQRLESAIDDQQALMEEVESGLQEPIDELSTSAEAVAETNKQITATAETQSQSMDEVAGEVADMSATIEEIASTAEEVASTSTSAEQKAARGNEAAQQAAAMMNDVDDAVDTVSEDIAGLQEQADEIDDIVEVINDIADQTNMLALNASIEAARAGEAGDGFAVVADEIKTLAGDSQEHANRIEDTVTEIQDETVDAVESLETVTEQVTEGIDQVETAAERLEEIVSAVNEASQGIQEVSAATDDQAASTEEVASMIDELSSGIDDMTAQLDDLAATNERQTEKIQDVAETARRLDTDTA
- the folP gene encoding dihydropteroate synthase is translated as MEFHEAANFLFELRRFAPRPGTDATQDLLSSLGDPQEGLRCVQIAGSNGKGSTARMVERTLREAGLDVGLYTSPHLDDVRERIRINGRKLSEAALVEFVESVQTYVTEQGAASDSPTFFETMTAMALWEFDRQDVDIAVLEVGIGGRYDATSVVDPDASAVTSVTLEHTHILGDTVAEIAHDKAHVAPEDTPLVTGTTGDALAAVREVADDVVTVGEGSDADVTATYAGREGLEGSVSVDGPDWSVDTYLPLLGAHQAQNAGIAATLCQQVADISQTDLERGLRNAHWPGRFEVMNESPLVVLDGAHNPGSIERTAETLSSFDYDALHVVIGAMVDKDHERIAAALPDPDHVVACQPNVDRAESHHVVATAVENATDATVETRSDVAGALDIALDAAASSDAVLVVGSLYAVREARTNWSRSLVPKQVDSLAEARETMESAHVTAAGTQRMRGKGVHRVLRTRVQPRQAQYLKEELLSLGGECAVSGLSGQDEEAIDVVMMATMAQYRRLAEKLDGQSDGLASFTDELRAALSLQQPEPGTSTAYPWDDGTAVMGICNITPDSFHDGGEYNAVEDAVARAERMVEAGADILDIGGESTRPGAEPVPVEEEIDRVVPVIEALSELDVAISVDTRKAPVARAALDAGADILNDVSGLEDPEMRLVAAEYDVPVVVMHSIETPVDPDSDIHYDDVVEDCIDQLTERVLLAEKAGLDRDQIIVDPGIGFGKSATESFELLDRLPEFEALGCPILVGHSHKSLFRLAGQEAGDCLEATIAGTTLAAERGADIVRVHDVPENVAAVRVAEAARDPQKFTD